Proteins from a single region of Seriola aureovittata isolate HTS-2021-v1 ecotype China chromosome 9, ASM2101889v1, whole genome shotgun sequence:
- the LOC130175042 gene encoding B-type lectin plumieribetin-like, producing the protein MNKNSISTDQELRQGEYLTSENGNFKAVFQDDGNFVIYTWSPIWASNTYGKNPFRILLQQDNNLVMYNKEDKPLWASGTYSNQCSTRLRLTMTNEGQLVLDQNGKRIWSVGK; encoded by the exons ATGAACAAGAACTCGATCAGCACTGACCAGGAGCTGCGTCAGGGGGAATACCTCACCAGTGAAAATGGCAACTTCAAAGCTGTCTTCCAG GATGACGGCAACTTCGTCATCTATACCTGGTCCCCCATTTGGGCATCAAATACCTATGGTAAAAACCCATTTCGAATCCTTCTGCAACAGGATAACAACCTGGTTATGTACAACAAGGAAGATAAACCTCTGTGGGCGTCTGGCACCTACTCAAACCAGTGCTCTACTAGATTGCGCCTGACGATGACTAATGAAGGTCAACTGGTTCTTGACCAAAATGGAAAGAGAATTTGGAGTGTTGGAAAATAG
- the LOC130175041 gene encoding L-rhamnose-binding lectin SML-like: MLHFRLISTLLLAATCLLTASGSTNSNNCLIVAPLSTHRVITCDDTNNVQRLRCEEGLIGVESALYGRSDSETCGEGKSVNELSNTQCSEDGTVDILKTRCDGQKVCEYKIGEVRPNDPCTGTYKYLNTTFSCFPVVNTVACENSLAILQCDQGKVIFVYNADFGRTDQTTCSYQRSAGDVQNVMCSGPTTKVADSCNGKNSCSIKASHTVFGDTCSSTYKYLEVNYRCQYPAITAP; this comes from the exons ATGCTCCACTTCAGACTCATCAGCACACTGT tGCTCGCAGCAACATGTCTACTCACTGCTTCAG GCTCAACGAACAGCAACAACTGTTTGATTGTGGCCCCCCTGTCCACACACAGGGTGATCACCTGTGATGACACCAACAACGTCCAGCGCCTCCGCTGTG AGGAAGGACTGATTGGTGTGGAGTCAGCTCTGTATGGACGTTCAGACAGCGAGACCTGCGGTGAGGGCAAAAGTGTAAACGAGCTGTCCAATACACAGTGCTCTGAGGATGGCACTGTGGACATCCTCAAGACAAG GTGTGATGGCCAGAAAGTTTGCGAATACAAAATAGGTGAAGTCCGTCCGAATGATCCCTGCACTGGCACCTACAAATACCTGAACACCACCTTCTCCTGCTTTCCAGTTG TCAACACTGTTGCATGTGAGAACTCTTTGGCCATCCTGCAGTGTG ATCAAGGGAAGGTTATTTTTGTGTACAACGCTGATTTTGGACGCACGGACCAGACCACCTGCTCTTACCAACGTTCTGCTGGTGATGTCCAAAATGTGATGTGCTCCGGTCCCACTACCAAAGTGGCTGACAG CTGTAACGGGAAAAACAGCTGCTCTATCAAAGCAAGCCACACAGTGTTCGGAGACACCTGTTCTAGCACTTACAAGTACCTGGAGGTGAACTACAGATGTCAAT ATCCTGCAATAACCGCTCCCTAA